DNA sequence from the Tachysurus fulvidraco isolate hzauxx_2018 chromosome 1, HZAU_PFXX_2.0, whole genome shotgun sequence genome:
gtctccaaaatccacagaaagtttccaaagaacgaaacctgacgtctcttcaacagtaacggtgataaacctgaccgaccgtcacgtgcaaccgtctttgtgttcaccgtctgtttttaccacatccaccatcttctgatgcagtgaaccagacaaaaaactgtctataattcaaccacaacagattaacaacaatcacgagccaagaacaagaatgtggtcattaacagtttggtgtctttgtcgagctccaagtagaacaaaacaggactttttaataacagcggtcacgacactacactcacctgtgacacattattcatcctctctctttttacctgcttgtacacttgataagcaaagaacaaagaaccccatcaaaataaaagtcttcatataaaaagtcacatttaaactccatcctctacaaacaggtcagtgttagagaaagaaaatcttcatcacacatctgagttcgctgcctagcttgtttctaacaaAAGAtgataaagctgaacattttcccacttcgtctgtccaatgtgtcgaggtccaaaatgatggttgatgttttattgaccacgagctcagtccttggtaaagtttagcagtagtgcagactgaaggagacttttgtttgtccttcgtattgggttaaagttttaaaaaacatttatgttttatttttattagaaagacaaattgagtaaaaaagccatgacagagtgaatctccccacaacactgtcacacacaacaaaagatgaggaacttcaacataaagagatacttgaaggacattagagtgttttaatatttactttttatattttctatccatattgatcccattttgtcagtctgatgtttttctcatctgtgagagttttgttaaatgtcactttcaatataaacagaacagaaaaagtctttcactggtgtttagttcagaaatgtctttagttcttaaatgcatgcagttattttgtagagatatttttacatacattttagagaacacttaatTTTTCATGCTTCATATATCAAAGCTATAAAATgcctcatatgatgttataagatgttgtccatgtggcccagccctcagttcagatataacatgttagtgtaaaaagtgacacaatcttctgtaaaagtaccagaggtttgtgtaaagatgattagaggaactattaacacacattaatccaaacagtgcagttcagtgttacattaaaataataaaccatgcagtaatacagttataaataaaaatactcactcagcttctctggaggctttgaccactggcagcagcttcAGGAGACATTCATGTGATGGATCATATTTactcaaattaaacacatccagctcctgttctgaggtcagtaacacaaacaccagagctgaccactgagcaggagagagactgGTGTCACTGAGACGTCTGTCAcctcctctgttcaggtaagtttgtacttcctgcactagagaatcatcattcagttcattcagacagtggaacagattgatggatttctctggagatggattctccctgatcttctccttgatgtactccactgtttcctgtttgctgtgagatctgcttcctgtctgtggcattaagtctcgtaaaagagtttgattgatctccagtgagagacccagaaggaagcggaggaacaggtccaggtgtccattctcactctgtaaggccttgtccactgcactcctgaggagatcagacatgtttggatTTCTGATGAAACTTTTATGATCTTTCTTCTCTaacacatttctcttttttgagataaatttcagaaatgtgtataaagcagccagaaactcctgaacactcagatgtacgaagctgaacaccttccccaggtgaagcccaaactcctctctgaagatctgggtacacactcctgagtacactgacacttctctgacatctatgccacactctctcaggtcttcctcatagaagatcaggtttcctttcaccagctggtggaaagccagttttcccagtgccatgatactctttctggtctgctgaggatcagggtcacatttctgatggtacttttggcccttgtgtttgatctgaaagatcaggaagtgtgtgtacattttagtcagagtcttggggctgtctccaccctctgcttcaTCCAACATTTGTtgtagaacagtggctgagatccagcagaagactgggatgtgacacatgatgtagaggcttcttgaagacttcaggtgagtgatgatgttatcag
Encoded proteins:
- the LOC125141489 gene encoding NLR family CARD domain-containing protein 3-like → LKSNLRKKFNRINEGISQHGSSALLNEIYTDLYITEGWSGDINNEHEVRQIEAASRRPATQEKPIKCNELFKDKSIRTVLTKGVAGIGKTVSVQKFILDWVEGEVNQDVSFMFPLPFRELNLMKQKNLSLMKLLHQFSPEIRELESIDCDSYKVVFIFDGLDECRLPLNFQKNERLCDVTESASVDVLLTNLIKGNLLPSALLWITTRPGAANQIPPECVDQVTEVRGFSDPQKEEYFRKRISDQSLADNIITHLKSSRSLYIMCHIPVFCWISATVLQQMLDEAEGGDSPKTLTKMYTHFLIFQIKHKGQKYHQKCDPDPQQTRKSIMALGKLAFHQLVKGNLIFYEEDLRECGIDVREVSVYSGVCTQIFREEFGLHLGKVFSFVHLSVQEFLAALYTFLKFISKKRNVLEKKDHKSFIRNPNMSDLLRSAVDKALQSENGHLDLFLRFLLGLSLEINQTLLRDLMPQTGSRSHSKQETVEYIKEKIRENPSPEKSINLFHCLNELNDDSLVQEVQTYLNRGGDRRLSDTSLSPAQWSALVFVLLTSEQELDVFNLSKYDPSHECLLKLLPVVKASREAE